The sequence TTCCACTCATTTAATCCTTGCATGCTGAAGGTATCTAATTTCTTGACAGCAACGACGGTCTTCTTTATACCACTTGGAGGCAACTTCTCCTTAAGCCAACCCTTATAGACGTCACCAAAACCTCCTTTTCCCAGTAACATATCGGATCTAAAATTATATGTTGCAGCCCTCAATTGTGGCAACGTGAATACTCTCGCACTTGAGTTGGTAGCATTTTGCATATTTGCTAAAGTCCCATCACCACTTCCAGTTGCATCTGAGAATTGGCTGCTCTCAGGGACATTTTTATCCCAGATAAATGTGAAGCTGCTACTTGGTTGAGACATCCATGATGTAATGCTGGTGCTTACTCTAGAGAACCAGCTGTTTCCAAAGTCATCACTACCTGCAAATCATGTATGACCATTGCATAAGCATGAAAAACTCATATAATCAGAAAATGAAGTCAGAAATAGAAATTGGAAgcaatattttccaaaaaaaaaatttttttaaagtgtaaaGCACAAACCAGTCCCCTATGATTTGACCATTTCTGCACCCAACTAATGgagtttttctcctcttttttttttgagtaaCTAGTATTTTATCCCATTAGAAAAATTGTTAATCCCATTAGATTCCATGAATATATCCTGAGAGTACAGCTAGCAAATTGAAGAGTCGAAAACACAATGAGCAACCCTATAAAACATTGCTACCGGAAAAAAGATGTCATCTTTGCATTGCTTCAAGGGTTGGAGAGACAATTAGAAACGCCAAAAAgcattaacataaataaaaaggtagagGGGCAGTGAACAACAAAGACCCAATCACAGTCACAAACATATAACAAGCAGAGGACATGTTGTGAAATAAgccaaaaaaagagaggattcCATCCAACTAAGTCAAATTACAGAAGTGTAAGAGCAAAACCAAAAGAAACCCAATTTGAAACATTCAATAAATAGTTGAATTAATGTGAAGAGAAGTTGAAAATGATTGTGGTGGTACCTGCACTGACATGGTCGGCGGTGCTTGGTGTTGGGTCTTGATCTTGGGTTGTTGCTGGCTTCTGAGCTGAACAGCTACACCAAATCCCCATTAATTGACTGCCACTGTAATCTGTGGGTCACCCTTTCCTTCTTGTTGTAATGACCATTGTTTTTTTCCTGCTGTTCTTGAAAGAGCGGGAGAGAAACATAGTGTCATGGGAagaggattttttaaaaaaacaaatagcactaaaaaaaaaaataaaaaaaaaaaaaaaaaaaaaaaacataatagcacagttttttttataaaaaaaataatgttatttaataGCCACGTGTCATGGATATCGCAAATCGAAAACACAGCGATGTGTTACAAATTTAAATCTCCTTCACTGGTATTTTGATGGTTATcgcaatattttatttaatatcatatttttcaaaagcaaCTTCTTCATATGTCAGCATTTTGAAACTCTTGCATCATCTTTCTGGttatttgcattttaaaaatattttattttgaaaaaatattaaactaatattactttaataatcttaatgtgtttatattaaaataaaaacttatatagtttttaaaaaaatatattttaaaaaatcaattgcgTCACACTACTAAACAAGCAAAATAGTCAGAATTTTAAATTCTCTGTGTGCTTTTTACAGCGGGAAGAGCCATCTTTTTTTACGTTAACTTTGAACAAGGAAGAAGAGCTTGAGTGCTGGATGTATCGTACGGCAACAAGAGCTCCGTTCtcttgaattatataaaaaaaggtgaataatatattactatatattttcaTCTTCTCCTTGACTATTTTCTCAATAAGTTTTTAGTTGTATTTAATGAATTAAGTTATGGCTAATTTTAGAAGAATGAAAATCTTTAGTAAGCTAAGAAATGGATTTTCATAAAtctcaaacatatatatatatatatatatatatatatatatatatattgagatatATTTAACTCCttgattattttcatatattttcatttatataatgGTCTACTTGTTTAGCATGCTAACAATTAAGTAGTATGGAGTGAGATTAGGATTATTATAcctaaactaatttattaagTCAATATATTAACTTGTTAATTTAACTTGAGTTGAGTTTTAGACTGgatataaaagttaatttataaaatttaaataattttatgaattaatttgcAATTCGATGGACTAGTTAAAATCAAAtgagatttgattttaaaaaaaattaaaaatatctagaaaaagtttatactaatttttttaaaaaaatcttaaaataatgttatttttaaattaatataaaatgattcaGATTTGAGTTAGGTGATGAGCATCCTATGATTTCATAATTATGAGTCGGACTTCCATGGATGCACTTAAATTCTTGGATTGAAGGGACTACTACTTACATGTATTCTTATATCATCACTAGAGAAGCACATTGATATGAggtattattatattgattaaaaGCATTGATGGTGTAGTTTCAACTTTGGAAGTGGCTATTGCACATATTACAGCTTATAGGTTCAATAAATCATCTCCAAATGACAAGTTCAATCATTGTGTTGGCGTTTACGTTGAATCAAACTACTTTTGAATAAAAACTATACATGTTGTCTATGTTTCGCTATATGCTAAGCTTAATATGTTTTctgtataaaaaaatgttagtctagaaaaaattcaaatctcgAGCTATTAGTTAAAgtggtaatttaaataatataaaaaactaataataataataaatcaactaaaaaacattaaaaaaaactatactttAAGGATGGAAtcgttgaaaaaatttattgataaaaaaaatctataaaaaaaaaaaacaaaaaaaaaaagtaagaaatttgagagaaaaacaCCGTAGGaggatgatatttaaaaaacaaattgatctcaaataaactaaatagcaattaaaagaatagatatagaatttaaaagattaaaacatCACAAAAGGTGAAACtgcaaaatatttataatttgatagattgtttatagattaaaaaaatgataaagggtgatattgaaaaaattataaagtgttAACCCAATaaaaccaaacccaaaaaacaagataaaaaacaagaaaacataagctcaagaaaagaaatgaaaaaccaaGCACACTCGACTGAAATTTATAAACTTAGTTTAATCTCTAAAACCTACAACTTGTGAAATTATAGACTTCGATTCAATCAAGATACTTAACTctcaaaaaacttatttttgaaggatgaaatcaaggaaaaaatattaataaaaatacttgcaaaacaaaaaaccaacaaaaagaatggagataaaatttgatagaaaaaaaatccaatacggatgaaatttgaaaataaaaattaaaaatgatcctaaaaaattaaattgcaattaaaaaaattaggatgaaacttgaaagattaagaaattataggagatgaaattgaaaatcatttgtaacgtgataaattatttatagattaaaaaaatagtgtggataaaatagaaaaaaaaaattcgtagAAGTCTAACATAATAGaatcaaacaaaagaaataacaaaaaaaaaactcaaaaaataagataaaaaaataggagAACATCAGCTTAGAAAAGGGGGGGAACAGACCCAGTAAACCTCTTAAACATGATCTAATATCTATAAGTTATACTTTGTGAAATATTTGACCCCAATTCAATCAAGAAGGCTAATTctaaaccaatttaattttaaagcatgagatcagtaaaaaaaatattaatgaaaaaacccgcaaaaacaacaaaaagaataagaataaaatttgatagaaaaagcTCAAGGAGGAttcaatttaatgaaaaaattaaaaaaataatctctactaaaataaacatcaattaaaaaaataagaaaataaattttatagattatgAAAATCACAGGggttaaagtaaaaaaatatttgtaaaaccTAAGCAAACCATTACAAGCATTTTAAACCTaatcaaatcttaaaaacttGCAGTTTGTGAAACCATGGGACCTGGAtacaattaaaaagtttattatgagccaatttaaaaatatctatttaaaaacttgtcgaaacaaaaaaaaaaaatcaaaatcaaaagaacgaggattaaatttgaaattagaaaaaaaaaagtggagagtgaaatcataaaacaaaattaattaaaaaaacattccaaataaaaacttgttaatGCCTAAGAATCAGCAATCAAGGaaacaaggattaaatttgataggaaaaaaaatcaaaggagtgtaaaataaaaaaaaaatcaatttaaaaaatgactaaaaaaaatagtaataaaaataataaggatgaaatttgaatgataaaaaaaaattaataa is a genomic window of Populus alba chromosome 18, ASM523922v2, whole genome shotgun sequence containing:
- the LOC118039580 gene encoding probable serine/threonine-protein kinase PIX13, with product MGIWCSCSAQKPATTQDQDPTPSTADHVSAGSDDFGNSWFSRVSTSITSWMSQPSSSFTFIWDKNVPESSQFSDATGSGDGTLANMQNATNSSARVFTLPQLRAATYNFRSDMLLGKGGFGDVYKGWLKEKLPPSGIKKTVVAVKKLDTFSMQGLNEWKAEVYFSEKHSHPNLVKLLGFCSECGDRILVYEFMKKGSLNYHLFGKRSFPPLSWDIRLKIAIDTARGLAYLHTLEEPIIYRDFKSSNILLDEASFYEACRL